The Candidatus Omnitrophota bacterium genome contains the following window.
TTTCCTGCATTTATGGCTCAAATGGTGGCGGTTGGAGAAGAGGTCGGTACGCTGGACAAAGCCTTGTTGCGCGTGGCGAGTTCATTTGAGTGGCAAACCGATCGCGAGATAAAAATGTTGACAGCGCTCTTGGAACCTTTGATGATTCTCATAGTCGCGGTGATCATCGCATTTATGGTGGTTGCCATTTTACTGCCTATTTTCCAGATGAACCTGATGGTGGCTTGATGCGAAAAAACGGTTTTACCCTTATCGAACTTTTGCTTGTTGTGGTGATTATTAGTGTGTTGGTGGCCATGGCCGCGCCGCGGATCATGCCTCGCAGTGAAGAGGCGAAGGTGGCGGCCTGCCGCGCTGATATTGAATCGAACCTCAGCATGGCTCTGGACCTCTTTGACCTGGATATGGGCCGTTATCCCACGAGTGAGGAGGGTTTGGAAGCCCTGATCCAAGCCCCCGTTCAGGCTGAGAACTGGAAGGGTCCTTACTTGAAGAAAAAGCGCCTGCCCAAAGACCCTTGGGGGAACTCCTTTGTGTACAAGTGCCCCGGCGAGAAGAACCGGGGAGACTACGATCTGTACTCCCTCGGCAAAGACGGCGTGGAGGGAGGCGGTGACGATGTCACGAATTGGGAAGAGGACCTCTGATCCGGGCTTCACCCTCATAGAACTCCTCATTGTCGTCACGATTGTATTGGTCGTGATCGGCCTATCCGCACCTAACCTGCGTACTGCAATGGACACTTTGGGACTGGAGCGTGCGGGGCGTGATTTAGCTCAGTGCGCGCGCCTGGCGGCATACGAAGCCGTGCAGCAGGAGCGCACCCATCGCGTGAGTTGGGATGCCGCGCGCCGGGAATTCCGCATATTCGTGGCCGATGACTCCGAGGATTTTGTGCGCGTGCCCGGCCGGACAGGACGTGCCTGGCCTTTGCATGATCAGGTGAGCCTGGAGGGAGAGTGGTCGTCCGTGGATTTCTATCCGGACGGAAGCGCGCAAGCCGCTTTGATCCGCCTGCAAAATTCCAAAGGCGCGGAGCTAAGAATCCAAATTTGGCCACAAACAGCCAAAGTTGAAATCCAATTTGAGGAGGCGTCTTGAGAAGAGGACAACGAGGTTTTCTATTGCTGGAAACTCTGGTGGCTCTCGTGATTCTGGGGCTGGGTCTCATGGCTGTCGGGCGCTCCTTTCTCACGGCCGGCCGGGCAGTCCGGGCAAGTGAAGGGTTTACGCGCAGTATTTGGATAGCGCGCCAGGAGTTGGCTGAAGCTGAATTACTTGTGCTCCAGGGCAGGTCCGTGGATGAACTGCCTGCCAAAGGCACGGGGTCGTTGCGCGGAAGCTCCTGGACCCTGAGCACGGAGCCCTCGGCAGAGCAGAGTTTCTTGCCGCGCGTGCGGGTGGAAGGGCTCTGGAAGAATACACGCTCCGAGCTCAAAACAACGCTGGACACCTACCTCTCCCCGCGCAGCGATTCCGCTGCTGTGGAGGAAGAACCCTCCGCAGAAGAGTTGCCTGAAGAGGGGGTCTCGTGAGAAAAGGCTTTACCCTCATCGAATTGCTCGTGGCAGTCCTCATCTTTGCCGCAATTTCCGTCTCGATCTACTCGACATTCTGGGGCGGAGTCCGCACCTGGAAGCGCGCGGGCCAGCAGAGAGAGGGCCTGCAAGAATTGCGGATTTTGGCGGATCGGATGGATCTGGAACTGCGGAATGCAATCAACCTGGAGCATGAAGAGATTCCGGCTTTTGAGGGAGAGGTTTCGGGCTGTGAATTCCTCAGTCTGATTTTTCAAGGGAGTCCGGCTGAATGCGCTTTAAGCCGGGTCATTTATAGCTGGGACGCGGAAGAGGGAGTCCTCTGGCGCAGCGCGCGGCCGCTTAATTTGGGAGCGGAAGCAGTCCCTCCTGCTCCGGAGCCTTTCTTGAGAGGACTGGACTCTGTTCGATTCTTCTATGCGCCCCTCCCGGAAGAGAACGGAAATTGGGAGTGGCAGCGGAGCTGGGATTCGGAGAATGGATTGCCTGCGGCTGTGCGTGCGGAGTTTGGCATTGTCTGGGGGGATGAGGGAACAGCGGAACAGTGGAACTTTGTGGCCATTGTGACGCAGGGAGCCAGGGGCCGTGCGCTATTATAGGCTGTATCCCAATGCGGAACGCGCCTCCATTTTGGTGACCTCCTTGTGGGTTTTAACTATCTTGCTTTTGCTGGCCTTGGGCCTGGGCCGGCAAATGGGTGTGGACCTGCGTCTGGTCAAACACGCGGTGCGTCGAGCCGAGGCCCGCGCTCTGGCGAGGGGGGAAATGGCCTTGCGAAGTGCTGAATTTGTGGCCGGGGCTTCGGAGATCCCCGCGGACCAAGGCCTAGCGGGCTGGCCCTGGAAGCCCGAGCCTGAGCGGTATTCCCGCACAGAGGGCCCCTGGTCTATTGAAACCCAGGTAACGGATGAACAGTCTCGTCTGAATCTCAACTGGCTTTCTCAGTACCATCTTTCGCTCTTGCCTCATATCGATTCACCTGCCGAGGTTTACAGCGTGGCGCTATGGCGCGGGGACCAGGCTTTGCAGGGGGACACAGACTGGCAGGCAGCCTTAGATGAAGAGAATCGCAGCTTTGAGGAATTGGGACTATCCTATAAGGTAAAAGGACGGCCTTTCCAAAGCTTCCGGGAATTGGCTTTGATTCCCACCCTGGATCCGGAGCGTGCCGGGGACTGGGCCTCTTTGATTACGGTGTACGGGGGTACCCAGGTGAACTTGAACACAGCCCCGGTTGAAGTGCTCAGCTTGCTCTTGAGCCAGCCGGATACTTTGGTGGATGCGGATTCACTTGCGCGCAAGATTGTGGATGGCCGGGAGGCCTGGGGGCTCATCGAAGGCGTGACCGAACTCTACGAAAAGGGAGCCGGCGATTTCGACCTCAGCGTCGAGGAGGAAATTTTTCTGTCCAACGCAGAGGCTCTCCTGGGAGTGGGCTCTACGCAGGTTCGGCTTAGCTCGGTGGTTTCGGATGATCAAGGGCGCATCTGGGCTGAGCTCGTTGCAGTGATCGATCGCCGGGACGGGACAACACTCATGTGGGAGGAGCGTTGATGGTTGCCAAGATCCAGTCGCTCAAGGAGCGTGAACGCAACTTGGTGTTGATTACGGCCGGAGTCTTGATCTTGGCTGCTGTTTTCCAGTGGGGCTTGAGGCCCTTGAAGAATCGCTGGGAAGAACTCGACACTCAGATCCTGTTAGTCCGAAAGCAGTTACGCCAGGCTCAGAAACTGCAGGCCGAGAGGGCCGAATACGGGAAGATTGAAGGGCAATCCCAGGCATGGCTCTCCCAGATTCCGAGCGGGGAACTGGTTTTGCCGTGGATCCTGGGACAAATTGAGGAACTGGGCGCCCAGTTTCAGGTCACCGTTAGCCGGGTCAAGCCCCTGCGGGCCCGCAGCACCGAAACGAGAAGCCCGGAGCGGATTGAGGTCGAGGGTTCTGGACAGGCGGATTCCATTCTTCGTTTAGTCCATGCTTTGCGCAGCACGCCCACCCTCCTGGAAATTGAACGTTTGGAAATGAATGTCGAAGGCTCGGGCGAGCAGTCCGTGAAGTTTTATATGCTCGTTGAGCGCCCTCGCTGACCTCCCGGACATTTCCCTAACTCCTTATTCTGGACAAAATTAAAAGCTTGAGATATAATACCGCCCGTGCAAGCATGGCTGCGTAATCGCATAGGGAGGGGACACTCAGGCAAGCCAGCCAACTCACCGAGCGCGGGCACTTCTCCTTCGGCACTGCAGATCTTCAAGCCTTTATCCGGCTTGACAGTGCCGCTGAGTCGGTCACAGGATCCTTTCAGAAGTTTTGAAGGCTTGGCCGACCCGGTACGATGGAAGCAAGTGAGTGCGTTTCTGCTGGTTTGTTGTGCGTTGGCATGCCTGTGGATCGCAAGGGCCGCAACTCGGCCGTTTCCAACCACACCTGCCCCCTCTCTTTCGAAAACTTCCGTATTAAATATTGAACAGGCTGCGCCGCTCGATCACTATTTGGATGTGCTGCGGAACCGGCCCAAGCTTTTTTGGCGGGAAGAGTATCGATCGACGGCTCCGATTCGTCCGATTGCCGAAGAATTGGCTGCTGCAGACTTGAGTGCCTTATCCGTGGTAGGAATCATCAGCAGTCATCCTCCGCAGGCCATTGTGCGTGAGTTGAGCAGCGATCGCTCCGTGACCCTGGGGATCGGAGATGAGATTGAAGGATTTAAAGTGCGGGCGATCGAAGAGGACCGCGTGGAGCTGGAACGCGGAGGAGAAAAATTTGAACTTGTATATTAAGAGGTTTCTCCCGGCAATCCTATTGCTTCTCTGTTTAGGTGTTTTCCCGGTTGCCGCCCAGGTTTCCGGCCCGGTCCCGGATGCCCAGAGTCCTCAGGGCATGGAATCCATGATTTCCCTGGACGTGAAGGACATGGAAATTATTGATTTGCTCAAGATTTTCTCCAGCCGCACAGGTCTGAATATTGTGGCCGGCCGCAATGTCAAAGGCCGTGTCACTATTTTTCTCAAGGATGTGCGTGTGGAGGATGCCTTGCGCCTAATTCTGGAGGCCAATGAACTGGCTTTTCAGAGAGAAGGCAACATTGTCACAGTGATGACCGAGCGCGAATATGAACAGATGTTCGGCGCGCCCTTCCGTGAGCGAACGCAAATGCGCAGCTACTCTCTCCGCGATGCCAAGGCCGCGGATGTGGCAAAGACTCTTTTGCAGATGAAGACTGTCGTGGGCCGGGTTATCCCGGATGAAAGTTCCAATACTTTGGTTCTGATCGAGATTCCGGAACGCCTGAAGGAGATGGAACAACTGATCAACAAATTGGACCGCCCCATTGAAACGCGTGTTTTCGAATTGCGCTATGCCAAGGTGGAAGAACTTGGAGAGAAGCTTCGGACTTTGCTGACCGGTAATGTGGGCCAACTCAGTGTGGACGAGCGCACGGGCAAAGTTGTGATCAGTGATTATGCGGAAGTCGTGGCCAAGGCCGAAGAAGTGATCAACGCCTTTGACGAACGGGACCGCCAGGTGCTCATTGACGCGCGCATTATTGAAGTGCTTTTGGGAGATGAGTTCCGTCTCGGCATTGATTGGGAGGCTGTTTTCAATAAGCTCGACGGAAGCCTTGAGCACTCCATGAGCTTACCCTCAACCGCCAGCCCGACTTCCACATCCGGAGACAGCTCCTTCACGATCACATTGGGAACGCTTGCAGAAAATAACTTTAATACCGTGATTCAGGCTTTGGAGAGCATGGGCCGCACCGATACTCTTTCCAACCCCCGGATTCTTGCCATGAACAATGAAGAGGCGCGGATTTTGGTGGGGACCAAAGAGGCTTTCATTACGTCCACGGTGACGGTGCCGGCTACAGGCAGCACCATCACTTCGGACAATGTGCAGTTAGTGGATGTGGGTGTTTCTCTTACCGTGACTCCTATTATCAGTTCGGACGGGTACATCACCATGAAGGTCAAGCCGGAAGTGAGCACAACCGGTACGCCCGTGACGCTCACCAATCCGGACGGCAGCGAGCGCAGCAAGATCCCCATTGTAAAGACTCAAGAGACCGAGACCCAGGTGATTGTCAGAGACGGGGAAATGGTTCTCTTGGGAGGTTTGATACAGGACAAGATTGTCAATGAGCGCGATCAAATTCCCATTGTGGGCAGAATTCCTGTGGTGGGTGCGTTGTTTTCCAATCGAAAGGAATACAAGAGCAAGTCCGAACTGGTCATTTTGCTGACGCCTCACATTATGAAAGGGCATGAGGAACCGGAGTGGGAAGCTTCGGAATACGCGCTTGAGCCGGAGTTCGAAAAGGAGCAGGAGCCGGGCCGGGAATTCATCGATCCGCTGGCCATTCCGGAATATGTTCCTCAGCCGCGCGCACCGCAGCCGTCGCTGTCTCCGCTCCAGCTTGTCAGCTCCACGCCTACGGTGTCGGAATTTAAGGCCGCCCAAATCGCTTATTCGGAATATCGCCGTGCTCTCAGCCGGAAAGTGGCGGCCCGGCTGCAGGATCGTCCTAGCACGCGCCGCTATTTCGGAGCCGTGCGTGTGCAGTTTACGCTCACTCAGGACGGGCACTTGGTGGGGATGCCCGAAGTGCTGGGCAGTGAAGACGAGGCACTCGGCGAATTTGTGGCCAGCCGTTTAGTCGAGGCTTCACCCTTTGAACCGTTTCCGCAGGCTCTCAAGAGGCCGCAAGAGGCCTTTGAGATTGAAATTGCTTTTGAGTAGTCGACCCGGAGGAAGGAATGCACTTTAAGCGTCTAGAAATTGTGGGATTCAAGTCCTTTGCAAAGAAGACTGTTTTGGAAATCGGGGAGGGCGTGACCGCGATTGTCGGACCCAACGGTTGCGGAAAGAGCAATATTGCCGAAGCCATCAAGTGGGTCCTGGGTGAGCAATCCGCGCGCCAGTTGCGCGGCCAGCGCATGGAAGATGTCATTTTTAACGGCACCACCGAGCAAGGCCCCATGGGTCTGGCCGAGGTGGCTCTTACCCTGAACAATGAGCAGGGTACTTTCCCTGTGGATTATCCCGAGGTCACGGTAACGCGCCGGCTTTTTCGCTCAGGCGAGAGCGAATACTTAATCAACGGAAATCCCGTGCGTTTGCGCGATGTGCAGAATCTGCTGATGGGAACGGGGATGGGCACGAGTGCCTATTCCATTTTTGAACAGGGCAAGATGGACCGCGTGCTTTCATCACGGCCCGAGGAGCGTCGCGAAGTATTCGAAGAGGCGAGCGGGATCACGCGCTTTAAGGTGCGCCGTCGTGAGGCCGAGCGCAAGCTCGAAGAAACCGAACAGAATCTCTTGCGTATTTCGGACATCGTGACCGAAGTCCAACGCCAGATTAAATCCTTGGAACGCCAGGCTAAGCGCGCCCGGACCTATCGCGAGGAGTTTGACCAGCTCAAGGAGCTTGAACTGAAGCTGGCTGTTCGCCACCTGCACTATTGGCAGGGAAGTGCCAAGAAGCTTGAAAACCAACTCATTGAGCTGCGGGCTGAAGTCTCCTCCACGGATATTTCAATCAACAAAATGCATGCGCAAAGAGATGAACTGCGAATCCAGGCTGACCAGACTGCGCAAGAGTGGTCCCGGATCCGCGACTTGCAGCGGGAAAAGGCGGCTGAGTCGGAGTCCTGCCGTCGCCGTGCAGCCTTGGATCGCGAGCGTTGCCGGGATCTGGAAAATCGTTCCCAGGCGCTTTCCGGCGAGCTGGAGGTGACTCTGTCCAAGAAGTCGGAGTTTGAAAGTCACTTGGAAAACGTGCTGCATGAATTAGAGGCCTGTTCCAGGACCGAGCAGGAGCAACGTACCCGGGTGGCTCAGACACAGAGCCAACAAAAGGAATGCGAAGGTTGGCTCGATGTGGATCGCCGGGAGATCCAGACCAAACTCAAAGAAATTGAACGCCTTGAAGGCGAGCTGGAGCGCCTGAATGAAAAACGCAACCAGCAGGAATTGGATAAGCGCGCTCTTCAGCTCAGCATGGAGCGTTTGGGTCTGGAGCGGCAAAGGGTTGTGGACCAGATTGGCCCCAAGGAAACCGAGTCAGCCGAACGTTCCGAGGCCTACCGTCAGATATCAGCCGAGTTGCAGGAGGGTGTTTCGGAACAGGAGAGCCTGGAACGCAGCGCCCGGGAAGCCGGAGAAAAGGGCCGGCGGCTCGACCAGGAATTCGAGGATCTGAATCGCCGGCAAGGGCGTCTGGAAATGCGCTTGCAGCATCTGCGGGACTTGAAGGAGCGCAAAGAGGGATATTCCTCCGGAGCTAAAGCTGTGCTCTCAGGAGAGCTCGAAGGCATTCGCGGCTCGGTGGCCAATCTGATTGAGGTGACGAGCGGTTACGAAATCCCGATTGAAACTGCGTTGCGCGAACGCGTGCAGTGCATTGTGGTGGAACGCAGCGCTGTGGCCAAACAGGCCATCAAGTATTTGCGGCAGGAACAAAAGGGCCGGGCTTCTTTCCTGGCCTTGGATAAGGTTCCCACTATTGAGCCTTTGTCGATTCCGCCGGATTGGGACGGCAAGTGCGTGCGCGCCACGGACGTGGTTTGGGCGCGGCCCGAGCACTTTGGTGTGGTCTCTTGGTTTCTTCAGAATGTCTTTATTACGGAGGATTGGGAAAATGCTGAGGCCCTTGCTGCCTGCTTGCCCGCTCCGACGGGTTATTCAGGAGGCAAGTCCGATTGGATGATCCTCACCCGGGATGGGGACAGTCTGGAAGGGACCATTCTCTCCGGCGGATTCTCCCATGTGACCGAAGACACCAGTCTTTTGCGCCGCGATGCGGTTATTCGCGAAGTGACTGCTGAGTCGGAAGAGGTTGCCGGTCAACTGAGTCAGGTCAAGATTGCGCGTGAATCCTCCAAGGAGCATGTGGAAAAACTCAGCGAAAAAATTCGCGCGAATTCCGAGAGGATACGCCGTCTGGGTGTGACGCAGGCGCAGAGGCAGCAAGAGTTTGCGGGCTCTCAAGCCGAACTCAACCGGCTCAAAGAGCAAATCCTGGGTTTTGACGCGGAATGGGAATCTGCGAACAAGAAGCTGCAGGAAGTCGACGAGATGCTCAGCCGCTCAGGGGGTTACCAGAGTCAGTCTCAAGGGGTCTTAGAGGGGCACCGCGCGGAAATTCAAGAACGCCGGCAAGCCATTGAGCGCAACAGTTCTCTCCTGGAAAGACTGCGTGGGGAGTCCGCGGAACTCAATGCCGAACTCAAAATTTTTGAGGAGCGCCGTGTGGCACTGTTCCAGACTCAGAAGGTCGTGGAGGAATCCCTCAAGTCCGGTACAGACCGGGCGCAGACCTTGCAGGTGGAAATGGGAAGTGCGTCGGAGCGTTATCAGGAGTTGCAACGCAGCAGCCAGGAATTGGATGCGCGAAGTCTGGAGCTGGACCGTGAAGCCCAAGAGCTTGAGGAAAAGGCTGTCCAGATTTCTTTGGATCGCCAGCGATTGACCGAAAACGCCGAAGAAGCGGAGCAAGTTTACGAGACCAAGCGTGCCGAGCGCGATAGTCTGCAGGAAAGGATCCACGGTCTGGAGATCCAAATGCAGGACTGTGTGCACCAATTGGAGTCTGTGGCAGATCGTGTCCGCCAGCAGTACCAACTGGATCTCATTGGCTTGGTTCAGTCTCCGGATGCAGAGGAGAGATTTGCCTGGGCTGCAGAGGAGAACGAGGCCCAAGTCGAAAACGAGGTCCACCGCCTGCGCAAGCGCATCGAGGGTCTGGGGCCCGTAAATCTGGTGGCCATCGAAGAGCACGAAGAACAAGTTAAACGCTATGAGTTCCTGAACAGTCAGTATGAAGACTTAATCAAGAGCAAGGATTCTCTGAATAAGGCCATCCGGGAAATCAATCAAACCACCAAGGAACTCTTTACCGAGGCTTTTGAAAAAATCCGCGTGGAATTCCGCAAGTTATTCCGCGTCCTGTTTGGCGGCGGCGATGCGCAGCTTGTGCTGGTGGATCCCGAGAACGTTTTGGAATCCGGCATTGAAATTATTGCTTCCCCTCCGGGGAAGAAGCTCCAGAGTGTGAGCCTGCTTTCAGGCGGTGAGAGGGCCATGACGGCTATTGCCCTCTTGCTGGCGATTTTCAAGGTGAAGCCCAGCCCCTTCTGCATCATGGACGAAATTGACGCGCCTCTGGACGAGGCCAATGTGGATCGCTTCTGTCAGATCCTCAAGGAGTTCGTGCAGCAGTCCCAGTTCATTATCGTGACGCACAACAAGCGGACAATCAGCATGGCCGACTTCCTCTATGGCGTAACCATGGAAAACCAGGGTGTGTCGAAGATTGTGTCAGTACGCTTGAAGAGCGAGGGCGTTGAGACTGAGACGGGCAGGGCCCAGGAAACGGTGACCCTGGGGGGGGAGGAGGATATCCCGGCCACCGATGCAGCCCAGACCGCAGTCGAGTCCGAGTCAGAGAGCCGCTAAGCCACGCTCTCCCAGCAGCTTGACAGAAATCCTCCCAAAGATTAGGCTAGCCTTACATCTTCGGGGCAGGGTGAAATTCCCGGCCGGCGGTAATGGCCAGCTTGATTGTCCTAAGTCCGCGAACCTATTGGGTTTAAATCAAATCTCCTTATTTGGGAAGGCTGTCAAAATAGCCGGAGACAAGGCGTTTTTCGGCAGCTGACGGAGAGCCCGACGGGCCGACCCGGTGAGATTCCGGGACCGATAGTGAAAGCCTAGATGAGAGAAGATGAGAGAAGGCACTGCGGCCTGTGTGCGGGCGGTTGCGCGCGCACCGGACCTGTGTGTGTTACTTCTTTGCGTCTCAGCCCCGAACCTAACGGGGCTTTTCTTATGCCATCCAGCTTTCACCCGATTTCTGAAATCCTCAAAGACCTGCAGGCCGGCCGCATGGTTATTGTAGTGGACGACGAGGACCGTGAAAACGAAGGCGACTTGGTTGTGGCTGCGGAACACGCCACACCCGAGGCCGTCAATTTCATGGCCACTCACGGCCGCGGGCTGATTTGTGTTCCCATGGAAGCGCAGCGTCTGGACGAACTCGGC
Protein-coding sequences here:
- the gspG gene encoding type II secretion system major pseudopilin GspG, which produces MRKNGFTLIELLLVVVIISVLVAMAAPRIMPRSEEAKVAACRADIESNLSMALDLFDLDMGRYPTSEEGLEALIQAPVQAENWKGPYLKKKRLPKDPWGNSFVYKCPGEKNRGDYDLYSLGKDGVEGGGDDVTNWEEDL
- a CDS encoding prepilin-type N-terminal cleavage/methylation domain-containing protein, with product MSRIGKRTSDPGFTLIELLIVVTIVLVVIGLSAPNLRTAMDTLGLERAGRDLAQCARLAAYEAVQQERTHRVSWDAARREFRIFVADDSEDFVRVPGRTGRAWPLHDQVSLEGEWSSVDFYPDGSAQAALIRLQNSKGAELRIQIWPQTAKVEIQFEEAS
- a CDS encoding prepilin-type N-terminal cleavage/methylation domain-containing protein, with protein sequence MRRGQRGFLLLETLVALVILGLGLMAVGRSFLTAGRAVRASEGFTRSIWIARQELAEAELLVLQGRSVDELPAKGTGSLRGSSWTLSTEPSAEQSFLPRVRVEGLWKNTRSELKTTLDTYLSPRSDSAAVEEEPSAEELPEEGVS
- a CDS encoding prepilin-type N-terminal cleavage/methylation domain-containing protein, whose product is MRKGFTLIELLVAVLIFAAISVSIYSTFWGGVRTWKRAGQQREGLQELRILADRMDLELRNAINLEHEEIPAFEGEVSGCEFLSLIFQGSPAECALSRVIYSWDAEEGVLWRSARPLNLGAEAVPPAPEPFLRGLDSVRFFYAPLPEENGNWEWQRSWDSENGLPAAVRAEFGIVWGDEGTAEQWNFVAIVTQGARGRALL
- a CDS encoding general secretion pathway protein GspK, which gives rise to MRYYRLYPNAERASILVTSLWVLTILLLLALGLGRQMGVDLRLVKHAVRRAEARALARGEMALRSAEFVAGASEIPADQGLAGWPWKPEPERYSRTEGPWSIETQVTDEQSRLNLNWLSQYHLSLLPHIDSPAEVYSVALWRGDQALQGDTDWQAALDEENRSFEELGLSYKVKGRPFQSFRELALIPTLDPERAGDWASLITVYGGTQVNLNTAPVEVLSLLLSQPDTLVDADSLARKIVDGREAWGLIEGVTELYEKGAGDFDLSVEEEIFLSNAEALLGVGSTQVRLSSVVSDDQGRIWAELVAVIDRRDGTTLMWEER
- the pilO gene encoding type 4a pilus biogenesis protein PilO codes for the protein MVAKIQSLKERERNLVLITAGVLILAAVFQWGLRPLKNRWEELDTQILLVRKQLRQAQKLQAERAEYGKIEGQSQAWLSQIPSGELVLPWILGQIEELGAQFQVTVSRVKPLRARSTETRSPERIEVEGSGQADSILRLVHALRSTPTLLEIERLEMNVEGSGEQSVKFYMLVERPR
- the smc gene encoding chromosome segregation protein SMC, producing MHFKRLEIVGFKSFAKKTVLEIGEGVTAIVGPNGCGKSNIAEAIKWVLGEQSARQLRGQRMEDVIFNGTTEQGPMGLAEVALTLNNEQGTFPVDYPEVTVTRRLFRSGESEYLINGNPVRLRDVQNLLMGTGMGTSAYSIFEQGKMDRVLSSRPEERREVFEEASGITRFKVRRREAERKLEETEQNLLRISDIVTEVQRQIKSLERQAKRARTYREEFDQLKELELKLAVRHLHYWQGSAKKLENQLIELRAEVSSTDISINKMHAQRDELRIQADQTAQEWSRIRDLQREKAAESESCRRRAALDRERCRDLENRSQALSGELEVTLSKKSEFESHLENVLHELEACSRTEQEQRTRVAQTQSQQKECEGWLDVDRREIQTKLKEIERLEGELERLNEKRNQQELDKRALQLSMERLGLERQRVVDQIGPKETESAERSEAYRQISAELQEGVSEQESLERSAREAGEKGRRLDQEFEDLNRRQGRLEMRLQHLRDLKERKEGYSSGAKAVLSGELEGIRGSVANLIEVTSGYEIPIETALRERVQCIVVERSAVAKQAIKYLRQEQKGRASFLALDKVPTIEPLSIPPDWDGKCVRATDVVWARPEHFGVVSWFLQNVFITEDWENAEALAACLPAPTGYSGGKSDWMILTRDGDSLEGTILSGGFSHVTEDTSLLRRDAVIREVTAESEEVAGQLSQVKIARESSKEHVEKLSEKIRANSERIRRLGVTQAQRQQEFAGSQAELNRLKEQILGFDAEWESANKKLQEVDEMLSRSGGYQSQSQGVLEGHRAEIQERRQAIERNSSLLERLRGESAELNAELKIFEERRVALFQTQKVVEESLKSGTDRAQTLQVEMGSASERYQELQRSSQELDARSLELDREAQELEEKAVQISLDRQRLTENAEEAEQVYETKRAERDSLQERIHGLEIQMQDCVHQLESVADRVRQQYQLDLIGLVQSPDAEERFAWAAEENEAQVENEVHRLRKRIEGLGPVNLVAIEEHEEQVKRYEFLNSQYEDLIKSKDSLNKAIREINQTTKELFTEAFEKIRVEFRKLFRVLFGGGDAQLVLVDPENVLESGIEIIASPPGKKLQSVSLLSGGERAMTAIALLLAIFKVKPSPFCIMDEIDAPLDEANVDRFCQILKEFVQQSQFIIVTHNKRTISMADFLYGVTMENQGVSKIVSVRLKSEGVETETGRAQETVTLGGEEDIPATDAAQTAVESESESR